In Nostoc sp. CENA543, a single genomic region encodes these proteins:
- the rplC gene encoding 50S ribosomal protein L3 gives MSVGILGTKLGMTQIFDEAGVAIPVTVVQAGPCVVTQIKTSPTDGYSAIQVGFKQVKEKALNKPVLGHLKKSEAPALRHLREYHTDSPNDYSLGQEIKADIFSAGQIVDVSGTSIGRGFAGNQKRNNFGRGPMSHGSKNHRAPGSIGAGTTPGRVYPGKRMAGRLGGSRVTIKKLTVVRVDSERNLLLIKGAVPGKPGSLLSIVPAKLVGK, from the coding sequence GTGTCTGTAGGCATTCTCGGCACAAAACTGGGCATGACCCAAATCTTTGACGAAGCAGGAGTTGCAATTCCTGTAACAGTCGTCCAAGCCGGGCCATGCGTAGTTACCCAAATAAAAACAAGCCCAACCGATGGATACTCAGCGATCCAAGTTGGTTTCAAACAAGTTAAAGAAAAAGCACTGAATAAGCCCGTATTGGGTCATTTGAAGAAATCCGAAGCTCCTGCATTACGGCATCTGAGAGAGTATCACACAGATAGCCCTAATGATTATTCTTTAGGACAAGAGATTAAAGCAGATATTTTTAGTGCAGGTCAAATCGTAGACGTTAGCGGTACAAGCATCGGTCGTGGCTTTGCAGGCAACCAAAAGCGGAATAACTTTGGTCGCGGGCCAATGTCCCACGGTTCTAAGAACCATAGAGCGCCCGGTTCAATTGGTGCAGGTACAACCCCAGGTCGTGTTTATCCTGGTAAGCGGATGGCAGGACGTTTAGGTGGTAGCCGCGTCACCATCAAAAAGTTGACCGTAGTCAGAGTTGATAGTGAGCGCAATTTACTGCTCATTAAAGGAGCTGTGCCTGGCAAACCAGGGTCATTGCTAAGTATTGTGCCAGCCAAGCTAGTTGGCAAGTAG
- a CDS encoding NAD(P)H-quinone oxidoreductase subunit N, which translates to MALITTGNGFIRNLEKLGSLGVYTPLEGGFEGRYRRRLRAAGYTTLVLTARGLGDVAAYLTGVHGVRPPHLGKKSTGSGAAVGNVYYLPPVVNYQLEQLPPKSKGLVLWIIEGNILSDQEVEFLTNLPSLEPRVKVVVERGGDRSFRWRSLKDTFSASYQAG; encoded by the coding sequence ATGGCACTAATTACCACTGGCAACGGTTTCATCCGCAATCTGGAAAAATTGGGTTCGTTAGGTGTTTACACACCCCTGGAAGGGGGTTTTGAAGGTCGGTATCGTCGTCGTCTGCGTGCTGCTGGCTATACGACTCTAGTATTGACTGCTAGAGGATTAGGTGATGTCGCTGCTTATCTGACAGGGGTTCACGGTGTCAGACCTCCCCATTTGGGTAAAAAAAGCACAGGTAGCGGTGCAGCAGTAGGTAATGTTTATTATCTGCCACCTGTTGTGAACTACCAACTAGAACAACTACCACCTAAATCTAAGGGTTTGGTGTTGTGGATTATTGAAGGAAATATCCTTTCCGACCAGGAAGTAGAATTTCTGACCAATCTACCTAGTTTAGAACCAAGAGTGAAAGTAGTTGTCGAGAGAGGCGGCGATCGCTCCTTCCGTTGGCGTTCTCTCAAAGACACCTTCTCTGCTAGTTATCAAGCAGGTTAG
- a CDS encoding ABC transporter permease: protein MTGSFWVSNLKASQVQLILADSLTIFWGEWIDLRVRIAQVAASGLVSPLIYIVAFGLGLGSAIKPGSGISGNYSNYLEFMLPGMVALSSMTISFAGTTFSICGDRLFSKTFEELLLTPIHPLALYFGQMLAGIVRGLMTSGSVVLIALLFTGNWHFLHPLFLLLLVLNCAVFAGLGVIVGLSVKSLESVGLYNNFVIAPMSFLGATFFDPATLPTALKVVVYLFPLTYASTGLRAAANLPLSQFPWYSIPILLAIAIAIAFWGGYKFAHQQD from the coding sequence ATAACAGGCTCATTCTGGGTTAGTAACCTCAAAGCTTCGCAAGTGCAACTTATTTTAGCGGACAGTTTGACTATCTTTTGGGGAGAGTGGATAGATTTACGCGTTAGAATCGCGCAAGTGGCTGCATCTGGTTTAGTTTCTCCACTGATTTACATTGTTGCTTTTGGTTTGGGTTTAGGTAGTGCCATTAAACCAGGTTCTGGCATCAGTGGTAATTACAGCAACTATCTAGAATTCATGTTGCCGGGAATGGTGGCGTTATCATCGATGACTATTAGCTTTGCTGGAACGACGTTTTCAATTTGTGGAGATAGGTTATTTAGTAAAACCTTTGAAGAATTATTACTGACTCCCATACATCCCTTAGCGTTGTATTTTGGTCAAATGTTAGCAGGAATTGTGCGGGGGTTAATGACTTCTGGCTCTGTGGTTCTGATAGCTTTGCTATTTACAGGTAACTGGCATTTTCTCCACCCGTTGTTTTTGCTATTGCTGGTATTGAACTGTGCCGTGTTTGCAGGTTTGGGTGTAATTGTTGGGTTATCAGTAAAATCACTCGAATCAGTGGGACTTTACAATAACTTCGTGATTGCTCCCATGTCGTTCTTAGGAGCGACTTTCTTTGATCCTGCTACATTACCCACTGCCTTGAAAGTAGTGGTTTATCTGTTCCCTTTAACCTACGCCAGCACTGGACTACGGGCAGCAGCTAATTTACCTTTATCTCAGTTTCCCTGGTACAGCATACCAATATTACTAGCGATCGCGATCGCCATTGCCTTTTGGGGTGGTTATAAATTCGCCCACCAACAAGACTAA
- a CDS encoding DUF3172 domain-containing protein, with protein MRRKSTGRAATTSRPSSFPSSMFNFTTIAILAGVFVLGIGIGIAFSSTTTLTPSNVASREFIDTKAPNPEICVQYGASAMVMDARLFVTLNPFNVYVAQPSMRPGCVIRQNNWAILEQRKLVSSDQVRECKNRLNTFGFTGTLDEKPDIRCIYQNEAGQNFFLSQPGAVEQTQETERF; from the coding sequence ATGAGACGTAAATCAACTGGTAGAGCGGCTACCACATCTAGGCCTTCTAGTTTCCCATCTTCTATGTTTAACTTCACCACTATTGCTATTTTGGCAGGGGTGTTTGTTCTGGGAATTGGGATTGGGATTGCTTTTAGTTCTACAACTACATTAACTCCATCTAATGTAGCTTCCCGTGAGTTTATTGATACCAAAGCACCGAATCCTGAGATTTGCGTCCAGTATGGAGCAAGTGCAATGGTGATGGATGCTCGATTATTTGTAACTCTCAACCCTTTTAATGTTTATGTTGCCCAACCAAGTATGCGTCCTGGGTGTGTAATTCGTCAAAATAACTGGGCAATTTTAGAGCAGCGCAAGCTAGTGAGTTCTGACCAAGTGAGAGAGTGTAAGAATCGTCTGAATACATTTGGTTTTACTGGTACTTTAGATGAAAAGCCTGATATTAGATGTATTTATCAAAATGAAGCAGGGCAAAATTTCTTCTTGTCTCAGCCAGGAGCTGTTGAACAAACACAGGAAACAGAAAGATTCTAG
- a CDS encoding AMIN domain-containing protein, with protein MLNGISTQQLFHRGKQLFSISLFAAFILPNTSTIAAQVAQLNNWRFSPQAGKLEINLSVGKTPNYFYLSEPPRLVIDIPETKLGQIPTQKNFTGAVQRVRVSQLNANMTRIVLDLANGVAIDPNQVKLQPVSKQNPTRWVLRPAFISSSQQLSNAKNPPKNPSSIQYTQYNYLQLPSTLTPTFASPQQPLVTVPPLNSKNSVSTPNSSPSFPTPTISTQPKTSPNITNPVVIEFGQPIPK; from the coding sequence ATGCTTAATGGAATCTCAACTCAGCAACTTTTTCACAGGGGCAAACAACTATTTAGCATTAGTTTATTTGCTGCATTTATCTTGCCAAATACCAGTACAATTGCGGCTCAAGTCGCTCAGTTGAACAATTGGCGGTTTTCTCCACAAGCTGGCAAGTTAGAGATTAATCTTTCCGTCGGGAAAACACCGAACTACTTTTACCTATCTGAACCGCCGCGCCTAGTTATCGACATTCCTGAAACTAAACTAGGTCAAATACCAACTCAGAAAAATTTTACTGGTGCTGTCCAACGTGTTCGCGTTTCCCAATTAAACGCCAATATGACTCGTATTGTCCTAGATTTAGCCAATGGCGTAGCCATAGATCCCAATCAAGTTAAACTACAACCCGTTTCCAAACAAAACCCCACTCGCTGGGTTTTACGTCCTGCTTTCATTAGTAGTTCTCAACAATTGAGCAACGCCAAAAATCCACCAAAAAACCCTTCTTCCATACAATACACCCAGTATAATTACTTACAATTACCCAGTACCTTAACCCCAACATTCGCTAGTCCCCAACAACCCTTGGTGACTGTACCTCCCCTCAATTCCAAAAATTCTGTTTCCACACCAAATTCTTCGCCATCTTTCCCCACTCCCACCATTTCGACTCAACCCAAAACCTCGCCTAACATCACTAATCCCGTGGTTATTGAATTTGGTCAGCCCATACCTAAGTAA
- a CDS encoding cation:proton antiporter, which translates to MHTVILVLVEVLIVICLSRLVGLLFKSIKQPLVIGEIVAGIMLGPSLLGLLAPQLSATLFPPETLPFLNVLSQVGLIFFMFLIGLELNPKYLSGQLEVAVLTSHVSILVPFSLGTLLSLLLYPLVSNASVSFTAFALFLGAAMSITAFPVLARIITENNLQGTRLGTLALTCAAVDDVTAWCLLAVAIAVARTGNIIGALPTIAESFIYIALMATVGSWFLQRLAAHYHRAGRLSQLVLAGIYVAVVASALITELIGIHLIFGAFLLGAAMPKNADLVRELAIKTEDFVLIFLLPIFFAYSGLRTQIGLLNRPELWLLCAIVVLVAIAGKYIGTYIAARFSGINKREASALGWLMNTRGLTELIVLNIGLELGVISPLLFTMLVIMALVTTFMTSPLLEWAYPKKLIKLDTVEPEPIAEDNLNTTIPHDAYLHHYRILVPVANPSTQKGLLQLAVTLGLNFRQPAVVNPLSLIELEEDYGFENTPDEADRLILQRRQQLEELIITLEPPTTQPFVHPIVQISSNVARETAQIAKHEQADLILVGWHRPAFSNNRLGGRVGQILSIAPVDVAVFVDRGGERLESLLVPYSANIHDDLALTLALRLLINRDTCTLQVLQVLKENQVHEELSYELYAMIERLPASVRDRINIKIIHAPDPIAAVVAASESVDLTIAGTSRAWGIERQTLGRYTDELAIQCRSSLLITRRYSQLSSHLTSALSEPNHQEPIVNS; encoded by the coding sequence ATGCACACAGTAATTCTTGTTCTGGTTGAAGTGTTAATTGTCATTTGTTTATCTCGATTAGTAGGATTACTATTCAAATCAATTAAACAACCTTTAGTAATTGGTGAGATTGTGGCTGGGATTATGCTTGGCCCCTCATTATTGGGTTTACTTGCTCCCCAATTATCAGCTACTTTGTTTCCACCAGAAACTCTACCTTTTTTGAATGTTTTATCTCAGGTGGGACTAATATTTTTCATGTTTTTGATTGGGTTGGAACTCAATCCTAAATATCTCAGTGGACAGTTAGAAGTGGCAGTATTAACTTCTCATGTCAGTATTTTAGTCCCTTTTTCTCTCGGCACATTATTATCTTTACTTTTGTATCCGCTAGTTTCTAATGCTAGTGTTTCCTTTACTGCCTTTGCTCTATTTTTAGGTGCAGCGATGTCAATTACAGCCTTTCCTGTATTGGCGCGGATTATTACAGAAAATAACTTGCAAGGAACGCGTTTAGGAACACTGGCGTTAACTTGTGCGGCGGTAGACGATGTCACAGCTTGGTGTTTACTAGCAGTAGCGATCGCTGTAGCCAGAACTGGTAACATCATAGGTGCATTGCCGACAATTGCGGAAAGTTTCATTTATATTGCCTTGATGGCGACGGTAGGAAGTTGGTTTTTGCAACGTCTTGCAGCCCATTACCACCGCGCCGGGCGTTTGAGCCAACTGGTATTGGCGGGAATTTATGTCGCCGTCGTCGCCTCAGCACTGATTACGGAATTAATTGGCATTCATTTAATCTTTGGGGCATTCTTATTGGGTGCAGCTATGCCCAAGAATGCAGACTTAGTGCGCGAATTAGCCATTAAAACTGAAGATTTCGTCCTGATTTTTCTCTTGCCAATATTTTTTGCCTACAGTGGCTTACGGACGCAGATTGGTTTATTGAACCGTCCCGAACTCTGGTTATTGTGTGCAATTGTGGTTTTAGTAGCGATCGCTGGCAAGTATATTGGTACATATATCGCTGCCCGTTTTAGTGGAATCAACAAACGCGAAGCATCAGCCTTGGGTTGGTTAATGAATACTCGCGGTTTAACCGAGTTAATCGTGCTGAATATTGGTTTGGAATTGGGGGTAATTTCTCCGTTATTGTTTACCATGCTGGTAATTATGGCTTTAGTTACCACCTTCATGACTTCGCCGTTACTAGAGTGGGCTTATCCCAAAAAACTCATCAAATTAGATACAGTCGAACCAGAACCAATTGCAGAGGACAATCTCAACACTACCATTCCTCACGATGCTTACCTGCATCACTACCGAATTTTAGTTCCAGTCGCCAATCCCAGCACCCAAAAAGGCTTATTACAACTTGCTGTCACACTAGGACTCAATTTCCGTCAACCTGCTGTAGTCAATCCCCTCAGTTTAATTGAATTAGAAGAAGATTACGGTTTTGAAAATACGCCCGACGAAGCAGATAGATTAATTCTGCAACGTCGTCAGCAGTTAGAAGAGTTGATCATTACCCTCGAACCACCAACCACACAGCCCTTTGTACATCCCATTGTGCAGATATCTAGCAACGTCGCCAGAGAAACAGCCCAAATTGCCAAACATGAGCAAGCAGATTTAATTTTGGTAGGGTGGCATCGTCCAGCCTTTAGTAATAATCGCTTGGGTGGTAGAGTCGGTCAAATTCTCAGCATTGCACCAGTAGATGTGGCTGTGTTTGTAGATAGGGGTGGAGAGAGACTAGAAAGTTTATTAGTTCCCTATTCTGCAAATATCCACGATGATTTGGCTTTGACATTGGCATTGAGACTATTAATCAATCGTGACACTTGTACATTGCAAGTATTACAGGTACTCAAAGAAAACCAAGTCCATGAGGAATTGAGTTATGAACTGTACGCCATGATTGAGAGATTACCAGCCAGTGTGCGCGATCGCATCAATATCAAAATTATCCATGCTCCTGACCCCATTGCCGCCGTAGTTGCAGCCTCAGAAAGCGTAGACTTGACTATCGCCGGTACTAGCCGCGCCTGGGGAATTGAGCGTCAAACCCTGGGAAGATATACAGATGAACTGGCAATTCAATGTCGTTCTTCGCTCTTAATTACCCGTCGCTACAGCCAACTCTCTTCTCATTTGACTTCTGCATTGTCTGAACCGAATCATCAAGAGCCTATTGTCAATAGCTGA
- a CDS encoding cupin domain-containing protein, whose translation MSEKLIAISASEAPARTKASNYPEPFASRMVGREKHPLGDLFGLTNFGVNLTRLAPRAISALRHAHTKQDEFVYILEGYPTLYTDEGRTQLSPGMCAGFKAGTGNSHHLINETSEDVVYLEIGDRTPGDEGSYPDDDLIAVLENGKWKFTHKDGTPY comes from the coding sequence ATGTCAGAAAAATTAATTGCTATTTCAGCTTCAGAAGCACCGGCTAGAACCAAGGCTTCAAATTATCCTGAACCATTTGCATCACGCATGGTAGGTAGGGAAAAACACCCTCTTGGCGACTTATTTGGCTTGACAAACTTTGGTGTCAATTTAACACGGTTAGCTCCCCGCGCCATCTCAGCTTTGCGTCATGCTCACACCAAACAGGATGAATTTGTATATATCCTAGAGGGATATCCTACACTATACACTGATGAAGGTCGCACACAACTTTCTCCAGGTATGTGTGCTGGGTTCAAAGCTGGTACTGGTAATAGTCACCATCTCATCAACGAAACATCTGAGGATGTTGTTTACTTGGAAATCGGGGACAGAACACCAGGGGATGAAGGAAGTTATCCCGATGATGACCTCATAGCCGTGCTGGAAAATGGTAAGTGGAAATTTACCCACAAAGATGGTACACCTTACTAA
- a CDS encoding GDSL-type esterase/lipase family protein, which translates to MQTLPVHSSMQLSLSPNQCQPLKIVALGDSLVYGFGDPENGGWVEQLRRLWMLPESSGHVLYNLGVRGDRTQQVAQRLEVEFRHRGELRNRVPDLIILSVGVNDSPRLGRPEGKHCTDFTIFESQIVALLDQAQQLCPVLFVGMIPVNEAKMPFLDCFYYNHADQYRYKEATRLACQQRQIPYLDIFDHWMAHTETWRNQRLSLDGLHPNTLGYQTLLEEVINWEALAAYHTQPQYQLVD; encoded by the coding sequence ATGCAAACATTACCAGTTCATTCCTCAATGCAGCTGTCTTTATCACCAAATCAATGTCAGCCTTTGAAGATTGTCGCACTGGGGGATAGTTTAGTATATGGCTTTGGCGACCCCGAAAACGGTGGCTGGGTAGAACAATTAAGGCGTTTGTGGATGTTACCCGAAAGTTCCGGTCATGTCCTGTATAATTTGGGCGTGAGAGGCGATCGCACCCAGCAAGTAGCACAAAGATTAGAAGTAGAATTTCGTCATCGTGGCGAACTGCGAAATCGTGTCCCCGATTTAATTATCCTCTCCGTAGGAGTCAACGATTCTCCCCGCCTCGGTCGTCCCGAAGGCAAACATTGTACAGACTTTACTATATTTGAATCACAAATAGTTGCCCTACTAGATCAAGCACAACAACTGTGTCCGGTACTGTTTGTAGGTATGATTCCCGTCAATGAAGCAAAAATGCCATTTCTAGACTGTTTTTACTATAATCATGCTGATCAATATCGTTACAAAGAAGCCACACGCCTAGCTTGTCAACAAAGACAAATTCCCTATTTAGATATTTTTGATCACTGGATGGCACACACAGAAACGTGGCGAAATCAGCGTTTAAGTCTAGACGGACTCCATCCCAACACTTTAGGTTATCAAACTTTGCTAGAAGAAGTTATAAATTGGGAAGCATTAGCAGCTTATCACACCCAACCTCAGTATCAACTAGTAGATTAG
- a CDS encoding CPBP family intramembrane glutamic endopeptidase produces the protein MNHSPDNPFYKLKVRYLFWQFVVISFAIAFVQGIVQEATREKFDSQALTLVVYVAIVISLSLWTWIDFVRAGVNLKCLVGNIPRNYKWLSALGLVLLMIIFSISAYLVSFTAISYIAPTFIESVLRQAANDPGPSIAAPLFQNLLGIITYVVVAPVTEEFLFRGFILQRWAVKWGIRSALVVSSVLFGFLHANVVGLTLFGLIMGVLYIKTRSLIVPIVCHAFNNLIASGMGFLSGQAETTTKSAVNSLEQLRSGWWVGILLMCISLPFLLRFLKRNWPQKDTRVPYLINVQALET, from the coding sequence ATGAATCACAGTCCAGATAATCCTTTCTACAAACTGAAGGTTCGTTACCTATTTTGGCAGTTTGTAGTGATATCTTTTGCTATTGCATTCGTACAAGGCATAGTACAGGAAGCTACTAGAGAAAAATTTGATAGTCAAGCTTTAACACTAGTTGTCTATGTCGCTATAGTCATTTCACTCTCTCTATGGACATGGATAGATTTTGTCCGCGCGGGTGTCAATCTGAAATGCTTAGTCGGGAATATACCTAGAAATTACAAATGGTTATCAGCATTAGGCTTGGTTTTGTTGATGATTATTTTTTCCATCAGTGCCTATCTGGTATCATTTACTGCCATATCATATATAGCACCTACCTTTATTGAAAGCGTGCTGCGTCAGGCTGCTAATGATCCCGGCCCAAGCATTGCTGCACCCCTATTTCAAAATCTACTAGGAATTATCACTTATGTAGTTGTAGCCCCAGTTACAGAAGAATTCCTTTTTCGAGGGTTTATTCTGCAACGTTGGGCTGTTAAATGGGGGATTCGTTCCGCTTTGGTGGTTTCTTCCGTCTTGTTTGGATTTTTACACGCTAACGTCGTAGGATTAACGCTGTTTGGTTTGATTATGGGAGTTTTGTACATCAAAACGCGATCGCTCATTGTTCCTATTGTCTGTCATGCCTTTAATAATTTGATTGCATCAGGAATGGGGTTTTTATCTGGTCAAGCCGAAACTACGACTAAATCAGCAGTTAACTCTCTAGAACAATTGCGTTCTGGTTGGTGGGTGGGAATTTTATTAATGTGCATCTCATTGCCTTTTTTACTGCGCTTCCTCAAGCGGAATTGGCCACAGAAAGATACACGAGTGCCATATTTAATTAACGTTCAAGCCCTAGAAACTTGA
- a CDS encoding FHA domain-containing protein: MTNQQIQLSWEDPTTGERREPTLNPPIAFGREFARLPAELNGQNVARMLLNSSQVSRYHALITWENHQLVVIDQGSVNGVLVNGQRQPRSVINNGDTLQIGPYIISVTFANNTTAPTQAVVTSSPSIIQFNPNTNLPEPSLPAAPPITPLGSNFPPPAFQAQQVVVQAVHATGLPVDECDYLAVGAGLGSFIWSDLLRISGVRAEKIVALGLEPEPYARYKRLCLNSQIPLHERLRSNSDSCPDNIWGWPSYAWREAWHDLGHGKFNTAFKYLWQVFGEPTLVETYTPRAGNVFNSIDREAKRIGWDQIYRYGRVRAIRKTDDGRYCVAYSRGQGNHAFLVTKYLHLATGYPAIQFLPDLQAYREKYQDFKSVVNAYEAHDHVYEQLERQGGTVLIRGRGIVASRIVQRIYEARRKNNKITVLHLMRSPKPQGNKFDKAQRSVKNHYEFQPFNWPKSCWSGELRVMLEQATPDERQRLLTDWGGTTTADRQDWQKITEDGLKEGWYQITFGDVLTVERDAQNRTITQIQEKGFGQMKLTADFIVDATGLDAKVHANPLLDDLVKHYNLPLNFMGRLAVANNFEIPEMRNGKGQMYVAGAITLGGPYAAVDSFLGLQYSALVSVDGLATARAPGVSRLNPFSSFGQWLKWVFNQSP; encoded by the coding sequence ATGACTAACCAACAAATTCAACTCTCTTGGGAAGATCCCACCACAGGGGAACGGCGAGAACCAACATTAAATCCACCTATCGCCTTTGGTCGAGAATTTGCGCGTTTACCAGCAGAATTGAACGGCCAAAATGTAGCTCGAATGCTATTAAATAGTAGCCAAGTGTCGCGCTACCACGCTTTGATTACTTGGGAAAATCATCAATTAGTAGTCATTGACCAAGGTAGCGTCAATGGGGTGCTAGTTAATGGTCAAAGGCAGCCGCGCAGTGTGATTAACAATGGTGATACATTGCAAATCGGCCCCTACATCATCTCAGTCACCTTTGCTAACAACACTACTGCACCAACTCAAGCGGTGGTTACTAGCTCTCCATCCATTATTCAATTTAACCCTAACACTAATCTCCCTGAACCCAGCTTACCAGCCGCCCCTCCAATCACACCGTTGGGGAGTAATTTCCCACCCCCAGCCTTTCAAGCACAACAGGTAGTTGTACAAGCAGTTCATGCTACCGGTTTACCTGTAGATGAATGTGACTATTTAGCCGTGGGTGCCGGGCTAGGAAGTTTTATTTGGTCGGATTTATTAAGAATTAGCGGTGTCCGTGCAGAAAAAATCGTGGCATTGGGGTTAGAACCAGAGCCTTACGCCCGTTATAAGCGTCTGTGTTTGAACTCCCAAATACCTTTACACGAAAGACTGCGTTCTAATTCTGATTCTTGTCCTGACAATATTTGGGGTTGGCCTAGCTATGCTTGGAGAGAAGCCTGGCATGATTTAGGTCATGGTAAGTTCAACACAGCATTTAAGTATTTGTGGCAAGTTTTTGGAGAACCAACCCTTGTTGAAACTTATACGCCCCGTGCGGGTAATGTGTTCAACTCAATTGACAGAGAAGCCAAGCGCATCGGCTGGGATCAAATATATCGTTATGGACGAGTTAGAGCCATTCGTAAAACCGACGATGGTCGATATTGTGTAGCCTATTCACGCGGACAAGGTAATCACGCTTTTTTGGTCACTAAGTATTTACACTTAGCTACAGGGTATCCAGCGATTCAATTTCTCCCTGATTTGCAAGCTTATAGAGAAAAATATCAAGATTTTAAATCGGTTGTGAATGCTTATGAAGCACACGATCATGTATATGAACAATTAGAACGTCAAGGCGGAACAGTATTAATCCGTGGACGGGGAATTGTGGCTTCAAGAATTGTGCAGCGTATTTATGAAGCCAGACGTAAAAACAATAAGATTACAGTTTTGCATTTAATGCGATCGCCTAAACCCCAAGGTAACAAATTTGACAAAGCCCAACGTTCAGTCAAAAATCATTACGAGTTTCAACCCTTCAACTGGCCTAAATCCTGTTGGAGTGGAGAACTCCGCGTCATGTTAGAACAAGCCACACCAGACGAACGTCAACGCCTACTCACAGACTGGGGAGGAACAACCACCGCCGACCGTCAAGACTGGCAAAAAATCACGGAAGATGGTCTAAAAGAGGGTTGGTATCAAATTACTTTTGGGGATGTATTAACGGTAGAAAGAGACGCACAAAACCGCACCATTACCCAAATCCAGGAAAAAGGCTTTGGTCAAATGAAATTAACTGCTGACTTTATTGTTGATGCTACCGGTTTAGATGCCAAAGTTCATGCTAACCCCCTACTAGATGATTTAGTGAAGCATTACAACCTACCCCTCAATTTCATGGGACGCTTGGCTGTCGCCAACAACTTTGAAATTCCAGAAATGCGAAATGGCAAAGGTCAAATGTATGTAGCCGGTGCAATAACCCTTGGCGGCCCCTATGCAGCCGTTGATAGTTTTTTGGGCTTGCAATACTCCGCCTTAGTTTCCGTCGATGGACTCGCCACCGCCCGCGCCCCAGGAGTAAGTCGTTTAAACCCCTTCAGTTCCTTTGGACAATGGTTAAAGTGGGTTTTCAATCAATCGCCATAG
- a CDS encoding FHA domain-containing protein produces MNALTLQWYDAGQNHTKQIYEQQPSKKPGTIRIGRDQSQCDIVLVPGTVSRLHVEIFFNSQQQSFYIRNLQPNNPPLVDGQQLIQGERPINQGSVIHLGQVQLQVVAVNINSMPATIINPVQPTSPPAQPQQPAYQNRQVTPLGQPQPPAYQNKQVTPLGQPQQPVYQNRQVTPLGQPQPPANQQFTPPVHNHPPVQGSYGLECPKCHKVSPVENLQVGCPWCGTSLAAAVSVLVAPGN; encoded by the coding sequence ATGAACGCACTAACTTTACAGTGGTATGATGCCGGTCAAAATCACACTAAGCAAATATACGAACAACAGCCAAGTAAAAAACCTGGTACTATCCGTATCGGTAGAGATCAATCCCAGTGCGACATTGTTCTAGTTCCTGGGACTGTATCTCGGCTGCACGTAGAAATCTTTTTTAACTCTCAGCAACAAAGTTTTTACATCCGAAATTTACAGCCAAATAATCCCCCCTTAGTTGATGGACAGCAACTCATTCAAGGTGAAAGACCAATCAACCAAGGTAGCGTTATCCACTTAGGTCAAGTACAACTGCAAGTAGTTGCTGTCAATATTAATTCCATGCCAGCAACGATCATCAATCCAGTCCAACCAACTTCGCCACCTGCACAACCACAGCAACCCGCATATCAAAATAGACAGGTAACTCCTCTAGGGCAACCACAACCACCAGCGTATCAAAATAAACAAGTAACTCCTCTAGGGCAACCACAGCAACCTGTGTACCAAAATAGACAAGTAACTCCTTTAGGACAACCACAACCACCAGCAAATCAACAGTTTACCCCTCCTGTACACAACCATCCTCCAGTTCAAGGCAGTTACGGCTTAGAGTGTCCCAAATGCCATAAAGTTTCCCCAGTAGAAAACCTACAAGTAGGTTGTCCTTGGTGTGGTACATCCCTAGCAGCCGCAGTCAGTGTCCTGGTAGCACCAGGGAATTGA